The following are encoded together in the Triticum dicoccoides isolate Atlit2015 ecotype Zavitan chromosome 6B, WEW_v2.0, whole genome shotgun sequence genome:
- the LOC119322344 gene encoding O-fucosyltransferase 23-like, which yields MNILQDLKHLKHISLPARLIICKCILIVIGLIVLRAIISPFLAISSSEKSFYESPTLDLFPGVRKGKFVEVPQIIWGLNNQKIAFARACLTAKFLNRSLLMPSLSASLFYKEVDLLQPIAFDKVFDLNKFNARCHGFVRVARYSEVSNRTEPFKLQKGSGRRWTVERDLDQLQQSRLGEADGFEVIHVTGKHPFLWPDHWPVKDYARIFDCLAVAPEIETEVVRVISKIKDAGKKARHDAAVSHNKKRIDGLKNLPVQYIAVHMRIEKDWMIHCKKWEQRSNLKEICSSKGEIIHKVSQITDLRRPVVVYLAVADSLLEDNSVTSGWRVGMVAYEKKKLGVTDIYEKQPYLIKSAIDFEVCARADVFVGNSFSTFSNLVVLSRTERLYKLGKASSCGEDVGLSSYAYNVIGDDGGPQKWMTDMLDTSLQRISYGTNNVSCH from the coding sequence ATGAACATCCTACAAGACCTTAAGCATCTCAAGCACATTAGCTTGCCGGCGAGGCTTATCATTTGCAAGTGCATTCTCATAGTGATTGGCCTTATTGTATTGAGAGCAATTATCTCCCCTTTTCTTGCCATTAGCTCGTCTGAGAAGAGCTTTTATGAGTCACCAACCCTTGACTTGTTCCCTGGAGTTAGGAAAGGCAAGTTTGTTGAGGTCCCGCAGATTATATGGGGATTGAACAATCAGAAGATTGCATTTGCCAGAGCATGCTTGACGGCAAAATTCCTGAACCGTTCTCTACTCATGCCAAGTCTGAGTGCTTCGCTTTTCTACAAAGAGGTTGACTTGCTGCAGCCTATTGCTTTCGACAAGGTATTTGACCTAAACAAGTTCAATGCCCGCTGTCATGGGTTTGTAAGAGTAGCTCGGTATTCAGAAGTTTCGAATCGTACCGAGCCTTTCAAACTTCAAAAGGGCAGTGGTAGGAGGTGGACAGTGGAGAGAGATTTGGATCAACTGCAACAATCCAGATTGGGGGAGGCCGATGGCTTTGAAGTGATTCATGTCACTGGGAAGCATCCATTTCTATGGCCTGATCATTGGCCAGTGAAAGACTATGCCAGGATCTTTGATTGCCTTGCTGTAGCTCCTGAGATAGAAACTGAAGTTGTCAGGGTCATATCCAAGATTAAAGATGCAGGGAAAAAAGCAAGACATGATGCTGCCGTTTCTCATAATAAGAAGAGGATAGATGGTTTGAAAAATCTTCCTGTGCAGTACATTGCTGTTCACATGAGAATAGAGAAAGATTGGATGATTCATTGCAAGAAGTGGGAGCAGCGGTCCAATTTAAAGGAAATTTGCAGCAGCAAAGGAGAGATCATTCATAAGGTCTCACAGATCACTGACCTACGTCGCCCGGTTGTAGTTTATCTTGCAGTAGCCGACAGCCTTCTAGAAGATAATTCAGTAACCAGTGGTTGGAGAGTTGGTATGGTTGCTTATGAGAAGAAGAAACTTGGAGTTACTGACATATATGAGAAGCAGCCTTACCTTATAAAGTCTGCCATCGACTTTGAGGTATGCGCAAGAGCGGATGTGTTTGTTGGCAATAGTTTCTCAACATTTTCCAACCTTGTAGTATTGTCTAGAACAGAAAGGTTATACAAGTTAGGGAAGGCAAGCTCATGTGGTGAGGATGTTGGGCTGTCGTCCTATGCGTACAATGTCATCGGAGATGATGGCGGGCCACAGAAATGGATGACAGATATGTTGGACACAAGCCTTCAGCGCATAAGTTATGGAACAAATAACGTCTCCTGCCACTGA
- the LOC119324121 gene encoding uncharacterized protein LOC119324121 encodes MPSAASSLMRFAGAARSAAATASRFARLAERAALSTKAAAVERHTPSLDSHHAATVDPRLHRPPAVVPPPAMTAPASQTLSNLEEQMPEGKVKFVAEEKDLESDETLWALYERWCEAFNQKRDHDEKLRWFSTFKKTVLHIHNKPNVGYRRGITQFADGKLRKPCCTDLLDLKIAEQADGHNVEFITDDSGKLYKRVYADYKVVRDRLYVHLPKGVDVKTITSNPEWAELEKYYSTNPEC; translated from the exons ATGCCATCGGCAGCTTCCTCGCTCATGCGGTTCGCCGGTGCCGCTCGCTCAGCTGCGGCGACCGCATCTCGCTTCGCGCGCTTAGCTGAACGAGCGGCCCTCTCCACGAAGGCGGCGGCGGTCGAACGTCACACTCCCAGCTTGGATTCCCACCATGCCGCCACCGTAGATCCGCGTCTGCACCGTCCTCCCGCCGTCGTTCCTCCCCCCGCCATGACCGCACCTGCCTCCCAGACGCTCAGCAACTTAGAAG AACAAATGCCGGAAGGCAAGGTGAAGTTTGTGGCAGAGGAGAAAGACCTTGAGTCAGATGAAACCCTCTGGGCCTTGTATGAGCGCTGGTGCGAGGCTTTCAACCAGAAGCGTGACCATGATGAGAAGCTTCGCTGGTTCAGCACATTCAAGAAGACCGTCCTGCACATCCACAACAAGCCCAATGTGGGCTACAGAAGGGGAATAACCCAATTCGCTGATGGAAAGCTAAGGAAGCCCTGTTGCACTGACCTGCTTGATCTTAAGATTGCAGAGCAGGCTGACGGCCATAATGTTGAATTTATCACAGATGACAGTGGCAAACTTTACAAGCGAGTCTACGCCGATTATAAAGTGGTTCGAGACAGACTTTATGTCCATTTGCCCAAGGGGGTTGATGTGAAAACCATCACCAGCAACCCTGAATGGGCTGAGCTGGAAAAGTATTACTCCACCAACCCTGAATGCTAA